CGCTTTTTTAAAGACGGCAAGCCGATCTTCCACTATATGGGCACCTCAACCTTCTCCGAGTACACCGTCGTGCCGGAAATCTCGCTGGCGAAAATCAGTAAAGAGGCACCGCTGGAAGAAGTTTGCCTGCTCGGCTGCGGCGTGACCACCGGCATGGGCGCGGTGATGAATACCGCTAAAGTGAAGGAAGGCGATACCGTGGCAATTTTCGGTCTCGGCGGCATCGGCCTGTCGGCGATTATCGGCGCGAAGATGGCGAAAGCGGGCCGCATTATCGGTATCGATATCAATACCAGCAAATTCGATCTGGCACGTAAGCTGGGCGCTACCGATCTGATCAACCCGAAAGATTATGACAAGCCGATTCAGGAAGTGATCGTTGAGATGACCGACGGCGGCGTGGATTTCTCTTTTGAGTGCATCGGTAACGTTAACGTGATGCGTTCAGCGCTGGAGTGCTGTCACAAAGGCTGGGGCGAGTCGGTGATTATCGGCGTAGCGGGCGCGGGCGAAGAGATTTCTACCCGTCCTTTCCAGCTGGTAACCGGGCGCGTCTGGCGCGGCTCCGCCTTCGGCGGCGTCAAAGGCCGCTCACAGCTGCCGGGCATCGTCCAGGATTACCTTGACGGGAAATTCCAGCTGAATGACTTTATTACCCATACCATGCCGCTGGAAGCGATCAACGAGGCGTTCGATCTGATGCACGAGGGCAAATCGATTCGCTCCGTGGTGCATTTCCGTAAATAACAGGAGCCGCAATGCCAACCACGCTGGAATTACTGGAAGAACATCGTCTGTTTGGCGGCTGGCAGCAGCGCTGGCGCCACCACTCCTCGCAGCTCGGCTGCAATATGACCTTTGGCATCTTTCTGCCGGGGCCAAAAGGCGACACGCCGCCGCCGGTAGTCTGGTGTCTGGCTGGCCTGACCTGCACCGATGAAAACTTTGCGGTTAAGTCGGGCGCGCAGCGGGTAGCGGCGGAGCTGGGCCTGGTGCTGGTGATGCCGGATACCAGCCCGCGTGGCGACGAGGTGCCGAACGACGAGGCTTACGATCTCGGTCAGGGGGCCGGATTCTATCTGAATGCGACGCAGGAGCCGTGGCGACAGCATTTCCGCATGTACGACTATCTGAATGAGGAGCTGCCAGCGCTGATCGCCGCCAGCTTTAACATCAGCGATCGTCAGGCGGTGATGGGCCATTCAATGGGCGGCCACGGCGCGCTGGTGCTGGCGCTGCGTAATCCGCACCGCTTCGCCTCTGCTTCCGCGTTTGCGCCTATCGTCAATCCCAGCGAGGTGCCCTGGGGCGTGAAGGCGCTCGGCGCCTATCTGGGCGAGGATCGTGAACAGTGGCGGCAGTATGACAGCTGCCTGCTGATGCAGGAGGCGGCGGCGCAGCTGCCGATATTGATCGATCAGGGCGACAGCGATCAGTTTCTTGCCGATCAGCTCCAGCCGGAGCGGCTGGAAACGGTAGCGCAGCAAACCGGCTGGCCGCTGACGCTGCGCATTCAGCCGGGTTACGATCACAGCTACTTCTTTATCGCCTCATTCGTTGAGGATCATCTGCGTTTCCATGCGCAGCATCTGTTGGCATAACATTGAGGGCGGCGCAGGCCGCCCTTTTTACCGGCCTCAGAAGTTGTAATCCATCGCCAGGAAGTAGCGACGTCCATCCTCGGTATAGCCGTAATCATCACGGCTGAAATCCTTATCCAGCAGATTCTGCACGCCTGCGCGCAGCTTAACCGCTTTCGTCGCCTGCCAGCTGGCACCGGTATTCCACAGCACATAGCCACCCGGCGTGTTGCCATCGTTTTTCAGCGTACGACGCTCGCCGGAGTAGTTAGCCTGCAAATAGAAGTTCCAGTCGTCAAGCGGCGTCCAGTCCAGCGTTCCGTTGGCGGTGTGTAGCGGCAGCTCTTTCAGCGGCTTATTGCCGCCGTTGCTAAGATCGCGTCCGTCGCTATAGGTATAATTCAGCGTCAGCTTCCAGCTATCGTTAAACGGCACCTTCAGTTCCGTTTCCACACCGTTAATACGCGCCTTGTTGACGTTGTAGTAACGGAATACCGGCTTACCATCTTTATCAAAACCAACAAAGTTGCTGTAACCCGGTGCCAGCGCTTTGTTAGAGGTACGTGCAATATTGATCATATCGTCAATATTGTTCTGGAAAGCGGTCACGCTGCCGCTTACGCCATCCAGCCAGCCTTCATCACCGTGATAATAGAGCCCCAGCTCAAAGCTTTCGCTGGTCTCCGGCTTCAGTTTCGGACTGCCGACTACCGCACAGCTGCCGCGACAGGAGTTGCTCTGCCAGTCCGGGCTAAGCTGCAATAACGAAGGTGCTTTAAAGGCATTGGCCCAGCCGCCTTTCACCGTGACGGTATCACTGGCGTTCCATACCAGATAGAGACGCGGGCTCCAGTGATCGCCGTAGGTCTCATGATCGTCCATACGCACGCCGCCGGTCAGCGCCAGCGACTCCAGCAGCCGCCATTCATCCTCCACAAACAGCGCATACTGGCTGGCGGAGGTGCTACCGCTGCCTTTCAGATTAACCGCATCGCTCAGCTTATCGTGACGCCATTCGCCGCCGAAGGTCAGTAGCTGATTGATATCGGCCAGCGGCACGACCAGCTTGCCGTCGAGACTGTTATTACGCGAGGTAATCATCTCGCTGGAATAGTTGTCGATTTTATCGCCATAGAAGCGCAGCTCGGTGTTGCCAAAATCCCAGCGTCCGTTGTGGCTCAGACTGTAGTTCTGGCGCTCCAGGCGGTTTTTATCCAGCGAATCGGAATCGCGATCCTGACGATCGAAACCATAACCGACACCGATCTCCTGGTTATCGCTGGGCGTCAGGGTAAATTCCGCGTTGCCGTTGCGCGAGGTGTAGCCTTCAATACGCGGAGAATCGCCGCTGCTGGCAGAGGGCGCATCATCTTTTTCACGCTTGCCGAGGTTGCCGTAAACCTTCACACCCAGCAGATCGTCAACCAGCGGGCCGCTGGCGAAAAAGTTGCCGTTATAGCTGTCGCCGCGATCGCGATGTTCCTGCAAGGTGGTATCGGCGCTCAGGGTGCCGTGCCAGGCTTTGCCAACCTTGCGGGTGATGATGTTAACCACGCCGCCCAGCGCATCGGAGCCATACAGTGAAGACATGGGGCCGCGCACCACTTCGATACGTTCGATGGCGTCTACCGGAATCCAGTTAAGATCGAAATCGTTATGGCGGAATACCGCATTGCGCGAATTGACGCGCTTGCCATCAATCAGAATCAGCGTGTAGCTGCTGTCCAGCCCGCGCAGGCTGACGCCCTTACGATTGTCGCCTTCGTCGGTTAACTGCACGCCCGGAACTTCACGTAGTACGTCACGCAGGTTCTGTACCGGTTTGCGCTTAAGCTCTTCGCTGGTAATCACGCTGATACTGGCAGGCGCATCCTGTAAATTAACTTCATTTGCCGAGGCGGTAACCACCATCGTCTCATTATGATCTTCTCCTGCGGCATAAACCGGCAGTGACAGAATAACAGCAGACGAGCAGATACCTGCGCGCATCACGGCATTTAAGCGGAACATACTTCTCTCCATGAGGTAACAATAGTAAGGATAAAATTACGCTCATGCCCACATTGAAAAGACGATAATCATCGCCAACAGACTGCCATTTTCCGTCCGGGATACCCGGACGCTAATAATAATTATCTTGTCGTATCAGATTATTTAGCTGATAGCGAACACAGGCGTCCGCCACCCTTTATTTCTCTGCCTGCTACAGGCCAGGCTCGGCGACCAGCCCGTCGATTAACACCTGCGGTGTGCCCTGCGAACAAAGTTCGATGCGCCCGCGCACGCCGTAGACCTGCGCCAGGCTTTGCGCGGTGATCACCTGCGCCGGTTCGCCATCGGCAATTAATTTACCCTGCTTCAGCATTAATACGTGTTCGGCATGGCGCAGCGCGATATTAATATCATGCACCACCACCACCGTAATAATATTGCGCCGCCGCGTTTCCCGCCGGACTAAATCCATTACGTGAAACTGATAATTTAAATCCAGCGCGCTTAATGGTTCGTCAAGTAATAATAATTCAGGACGACGAATTAACGATTGTGCTAATCCCACCAGCTGCTTTTGTCCGCCGGAAAGCTGATCGAGATAGCTTAACGCCAGATGAGAAATACCCAGCTGCTCCAGCAGTGCCATCACCTCAGCTTCACTGGCGCTGCCGCCTGAAGCGCCGGAGGCGCGCTGGGCGACGATAATCGATTCCAGCACGTGCAAATGCACGCCAGCCGGTAACGACTGCGGCAGATAAACCACCCGCTCGGCGCGGCGGGAGAAAGGTAATGCCAGCAGCTCTTCCCCGTTGATCCACAGTTCACCCTGCGCCGGATTCAGACCGGCCAGCGCACGCAGCAGCGTGGATTTGCCGCAGCCGTTAGGCCCCAGCAGCACGGTGATTTTGCCGCGCGGCAACTGTGGCACGCTAAGGTTTTCAATTACTTTGCGTTTTGGATAACCGGTATGAAAGCCGCGGATCTGTAAGCCTTCCATCAGACATTCCCCCGATGACGCAGAATAATGGTCAGGAAGAACGGCACGCCCACCAGCGAGGTAACAATGCCGACAGGAATAATCACGCCCGGAATCAGATTTTTCGAGGCAACCGAAGCCATCGACAGCACCAGTGCCCCGGTCAGCGCACTGGCGGGCAGGTAGTAGCGGTGATCTTCACCAAACACTAAACGTGAAATATGGGGCGCAACCAGGCCAATAAAGCCAATCGGCCCAACAAAAGCGACCGCCAGCGCGGAAAGGATACTGATGCGCAGCAGCGTGCCAAGACGCAGACGGCGCACGTCGATACCGAAGCTGACCGCCCGATCTTCACCGAGGCGCAGCGCGGTCAGCTTCCATGAACTCATCAGCGAGAACGGCAGCATTATCACTACCGCGATACTAAGCACCGCCAGCTTTTCCCATGAGGCGCGCGCCAGGCTGCCCATGGTCCAGAATACCAGCCCCTGCAAGGTATCTTCGCTGGCGATAAACTGCAACATGGAGACCAGCGCGTTAAAGGTAAACACCAGCGCGATGCCAAACAATACCACGCCCGAAGAGGCGACGCGCGTCCAGCGGGTGACGCCATCAAGCATCAACGCGGCGAACAGAGCAAAAGCAAAGGCGTTACCGGAGATAAACCACTGATCGGGAATGCCGGGGATACCGATACCAAGAATAATCGCCAGCGCAGCACCGAAAGCTGCCGCCGAGGAGACGCCCAGCGTAAAAGGGCTGGCCAGCGGATTGTTGAGGATGGTCTGCATTTCTGCGCCAGCCAGGCCGAGCGCCAGCCCTACCACCACCGCCATCAGCGCGTAAGGCAGGCGAATTTCCCAGACGATGACGCGCGTACCGGCATCCACGCTCTCCGGCTGTAGCAGCGTGTGCCACAGGGTATCCAGCGTCAGACCGGAGGGGCCAAGCGTAAAATCGAGAATCAGCGAGGCCAGAATAGCCAACAGCAGTACGCCGATCAGCAGCAGGCGACGCCTTAATAGCTGGTGGTAACGTCCCATTACCGGCAAAGGCGATCCCGTGCGGTCAAGGGGCGCAGAATTATGCGTTACACTCATGTTAAATCCTGTCAGTATCCGTCATTCCGGACAAGGCGGGTCAGCCTTCAGATTACCGCTTTTTACAGCGTTAGCCTGATAATAAGCGCCCGTTTACTATGGTTTTTTGCCTCTGGCAGAAAGCCTGCATGGTCAGGGCTGGAACAATAAATCAAATGATAATGATTATCAATGCAATTTGTAACGGTGACGTTGATAACCTGATTAAAACAAAAAGGCACGACCTGCGTCGCGCCTTTACGTTCACGGCTTTAGTCCTGACCGTTAATCACCGAAACGGGGAAACTCCATATCGCGGTAACGTACAAAACGGGTGCGACGCGTCAGCTTGTAACCGAACCAGATTATCAGGAATAGCGGAATGCCAATATAGGTAGCCGCCACGCCATACCAGTCGATAGTGTCACTCAGGAACGCCTCATAGTTCTGCCCAAGCGTGATAATCAGACAGAGAATAAAGGCAAAGATCGGCCCCAGCGGGAAAAAACCAGAGCGGTAAGGCAGATCCGCCAGGCTGTGACCCTGCGCTTCGTAGCCGCGACGGAAGCGGTAATGGCTGATAGCAATGCCGAGCCAGGCGATAAAGCCGGTCATCCCGGAGGTATTCAGCAGCCACAGATAAACCTGCTGATCGCCGAATTTTGAGGTCAGGAAGCAGAGCGCCGCTACGACGGTAGTAGCGTACAGCGCGTTGCGCGGCACGCCATTCTTCGACAGCTTCGCAAAAATGCGCGGCGCTTTACCTTCGCTGGCCAGCGTAAACAGCATACGCGTGGAGGCGTACATGCCGGAGTTGCCCGCCGACAGCACCGCCGTCAGGATCACCGCGTTCATCACCGCCGCCGCCGAGAGCAGGCCCGCGTGCTCAAACACCAGCGTAAAAGGGCTAACGCTGATATCTTTTATATCGTTACGCAGCAGGCTGGGATCGGTATACGGAATAATCAGGCTGATAATCAGAATGGCGAAAATATAGAACAGCAGAATACGCCAGAAAACCTGACGCACCGCGCGCGGAATATTTTTCGCCGGATCTTCCGATTCGCCCGCGGCGATACCAATAAGTTCGGTGCCCTGGAAAGAGAAGCCGACGATCATCGCCACGCCAATCATTGCAGAGAAGCCACCGGCGAACGGCGCATCGCCAATCTGCCAGTTATGCCAGCCCGCATTTTCACCGCCGCGCAGAATGCCTATCATCATCAGTATTCCGATAACGATAAAAATGACCACGGTGGTGACTTTAATCAGCGAGAACCAGTATTCCGCTTCGCCGAAGCCCTTCACGGAGATATAGTTCAGCAGGAACATCAGCGCGAGGAACAGCGCGCTCCAGATCCAGCCCGGCGTGTCAGGGAACCAGTAACTCATCACCAGCTGTGATGCCACCAGGTCAACGGCGATAGTGACTGCCCAGTTGTACCAGTAGTTCCAGCCAAGCGCGAAGCCAAATCCCTCTTCGACATATTTGGCACCATAGGTGGAGAAAGAGCCGGAAACCGGCATGAAGGCAGCCAGTTCGCCCAGGCTGGTCATCAGGAAGTAAACCATCAGGCCAATAAGAACGTAAGAAAGCAGCGCACCGCCGGGGCCCGCCTGAGAAATCGTGGCGCCTGAAGCGACAAACAGCCCGGTGCCAATCGAACCGCCAATAGCGATCATGGTTAAATGACGCGCCTTAAGCGCGCGTTTTAACCCTGGCTGCTGTGTTGTTTTTTTATCCTGAACCATATTTAAACGCTGTAAATGGGTAAAAAATGAGGCCGCGATTGTAACAATTCACCCGGTCAAGTATAGCGATAACGGATCGTTATAAGTTACCTTCATGATGCGGCCCGGATTATTAGCAAAGGCGTCCGTCGCGCCGGGACCTATTCCCGACAATAACTAAGGAATCGATTCAGCGCATTAGAGACATGCTTTTGCCGGTGATGAATACGATACAGCGTGCGCGACAGTTTCGGCAGTGGAATCGTCACCTCCACCAGCGAGCCGCTCTCCAGCTGCTCAGCCACCACGCGTCGCGACAGGCAGCTGACGCCCATGCCGTGGCGTACCGCATGTTTGATCGCTTCGGAATTGCCCAACTCCAGCGCCAGCTGAAACTGCGGCAGATAGGACAGCAGCAGATAATCGACAATTTCCCGCGTGCCGGAACCCTGTTCGCGCAAAATCC
The sequence above is a segment of the Mixta intestinalis genome. Coding sequences within it:
- a CDS encoding FecCD family ABC transporter permease, with product MSVTHNSAPLDRTGSPLPVMGRYHQLLRRRLLLIGVLLLAILASLILDFTLGPSGLTLDTLWHTLLQPESVDAGTRVIVWEIRLPYALMAVVVGLALGLAGAEMQTILNNPLASPFTLGVSSAAAFGAALAIILGIGIPGIPDQWFISGNAFAFALFAALMLDGVTRWTRVASSGVVLFGIALVFTFNALVSMLQFIASEDTLQGLVFWTMGSLARASWEKLAVLSIAVVIMLPFSLMSSWKLTALRLGEDRAVSFGIDVRRLRLGTLLRISILSALAVAFVGPIGFIGLVAPHISRLVFGEDHRYYLPASALTGALVLSMASVASKNLIPGVIIPVGIVTSLVGVPFFLTIILRHRGNV
- a CDS encoding amino acid permease; its protein translation is MVQDKKTTQQPGLKRALKARHLTMIAIGGSIGTGLFVASGATISQAGPGGALLSYVLIGLMVYFLMTSLGELAAFMPVSGSFSTYGAKYVEEGFGFALGWNYWYNWAVTIAVDLVASQLVMSYWFPDTPGWIWSALFLALMFLLNYISVKGFGEAEYWFSLIKVTTVVIFIVIGILMMIGILRGGENAGWHNWQIGDAPFAGGFSAMIGVAMIVGFSFQGTELIGIAAGESEDPAKNIPRAVRQVFWRILLFYIFAILIISLIIPYTDPSLLRNDIKDISVSPFTLVFEHAGLLSAAAVMNAVILTAVLSAGNSGMYASTRMLFTLASEGKAPRIFAKLSKNGVPRNALYATTVVAALCFLTSKFGDQQVYLWLLNTSGMTGFIAWLGIAISHYRFRRGYEAQGHSLADLPYRSGFFPLGPIFAFILCLIITLGQNYEAFLSDTIDWYGVAATYIGIPLFLIIWFGYKLTRRTRFVRYRDMEFPRFGD
- a CDS encoding ABC transporter ATP-binding protein, with protein sequence MEGLQIRGFHTGYPKRKVIENLSVPQLPRGKITVLLGPNGCGKSTLLRALAGLNPAQGELWINGEELLALPFSRRAERVVYLPQSLPAGVHLHVLESIIVAQRASGASGGSASEAEVMALLEQLGISHLALSYLDQLSGGQKQLVGLAQSLIRRPELLLLDEPLSALDLNYQFHVMDLVRRETRRRNIITVVVVHDINIALRHAEHVLMLKQGKLIADGEPAQVITAQSLAQVYGVRGRIELCSQGTPQVLIDGLVAEPGL
- the fghA gene encoding S-formylglutathione hydrolase, encoding MPTTLELLEEHRLFGGWQQRWRHHSSQLGCNMTFGIFLPGPKGDTPPPVVWCLAGLTCTDENFAVKSGAQRVAAELGLVLVMPDTSPRGDEVPNDEAYDLGQGAGFYLNATQEPWRQHFRMYDYLNEELPALIAASFNISDRQAVMGHSMGGHGALVLALRNPHRFASASAFAPIVNPSEVPWGVKALGAYLGEDREQWRQYDSCLLMQEAAAQLPILIDQGDSDQFLADQLQPERLETVAQQTGWPLTLRIQPGYDHSYFFIASFVEDHLRFHAQHLLA
- a CDS encoding S-(hydroxymethyl)glutathione dehydrogenase/class III alcohol dehydrogenase, which produces MEMIKTRAAVAWAAGEPLKIEEVDLMPPQKGEVLVRIVATGVCHTDAYTLSGKDPEGVFPAILGHEGGGIVEAVGEGVTSVVPGDHVIPLYTPECGKCKFCLSGKTNLCQAIRTTQGKGLMPDGTTRFFKDGKPIFHYMGTSTFSEYTVVPEISLAKISKEAPLEEVCLLGCGVTTGMGAVMNTAKVKEGDTVAIFGLGGIGLSAIIGAKMAKAGRIIGIDINTSKFDLARKLGATDLINPKDYDKPIQEVIVEMTDGGVDFSFECIGNVNVMRSALECCHKGWGESVIIGVAGAGEEISTRPFQLVTGRVWRGSAFGGVKGRSQLPGIVQDYLDGKFQLNDFITHTMPLEAINEAFDLMHEGKSIRSVVHFRK
- the cirA gene encoding catecholate siderophore receptor CirA encodes the protein MFRLNAVMRAGICSSAVILSLPVYAAGEDHNETMVVTASANEVNLQDAPASISVITSEELKRKPVQNLRDVLREVPGVQLTDEGDNRKGVSLRGLDSSYTLILIDGKRVNSRNAVFRHNDFDLNWIPVDAIERIEVVRGPMSSLYGSDALGGVVNIITRKVGKAWHGTLSADTTLQEHRDRGDSYNGNFFASGPLVDDLLGVKVYGNLGKREKDDAPSASSGDSPRIEGYTSRNGNAEFTLTPSDNQEIGVGYGFDRQDRDSDSLDKNRLERQNYSLSHNGRWDFGNTELRFYGDKIDNYSSEMITSRNNSLDGKLVVPLADINQLLTFGGEWRHDKLSDAVNLKGSGSTSASQYALFVEDEWRLLESLALTGGVRMDDHETYGDHWSPRLYLVWNASDTVTVKGGWANAFKAPSLLQLSPDWQSNSCRGSCAVVGSPKLKPETSESFELGLYYHGDEGWLDGVSGSVTAFQNNIDDMINIARTSNKALAPGYSNFVGFDKDGKPVFRYYNVNKARINGVETELKVPFNDSWKLTLNYTYSDGRDLSNGGNKPLKELPLHTANGTLDWTPLDDWNFYLQANYSGERRTLKNDGNTPGGYVLWNTGASWQATKAVKLRAGVQNLLDKDFSRDDYGYTEDGRRYFLAMDYNF